In a single window of the Gossypium hirsutum isolate 1008001.06 chromosome D02, Gossypium_hirsutum_v2.1, whole genome shotgun sequence genome:
- the LOC107910127 gene encoding remorin 1.4: MTSWNHDSNYITEQVVGVAAAAYVITSIAETSSIKDKNRKEGPTFSTWKPGIVSAQFSGEGSKKVPDSADIKVPVPNAKDEKATRHGSSFRRPAIFTDNVGSSSRTEPGSSRKPDTLSSQPERAAPKPERATSKPDHHAIKPGTPATRPELPPIPKPVPPVVEPKRQHTVRPGSDQAKADAWEKAEMAKIKDRYVKLNNTILEWEEKKKKKARSKLDKAEKSESEKKRARALTKFRNEMDYIKQVADGARAQANARQRNDELKAKEKANIIRTTGELPMTCFCC, encoded by the exons ATGACTAGTTGGAATCATGATTCAAACTATATAACAGAGCAAGTAGTTGGAGTTGCAGCTGCTGCATATGTCATTACATCGATTGCAGAAACCTCTTCGATCAAGGACAAGAACAGAAAGGAAGGTCCAACATTTTCAACATGGAAACCTGGCATCGTATCCGCACAATTTTCAG GTGAAGGTTCGAAGAAAGTTCCAGACAGTGCAGACATCAAAGTGCCAGTACCCAATGCCAAAGATGAAAAAGCAACTAGACATGGGTCATCGTTTAGAAGACCTGCTATTTTTACTGATAACGTGGGCAGCTCTAGTCGTACAGAACCTGGAAGTTCCCGGAAACCTGATACACTTTCCAGTCAACCAGAACGTGCAGCACCGAAACCTGAAAGAGCAACATCAAAACCAGACCATCATGCCATTAAACCAGGAACTCCTGCAACAAGACCCGAACTGCCTCCTATCCCTAAACCTGTGCCTCCGGTGGTAGAACCCAAAAGACAGCATACAGTAAGGCCAGGGTCAGATCAAGCAAAAGCAGATGCTTGGGAGAAAGCAGAGATGGCTAAAATCAAAGACCG GTATGTGAAGTTAAATAACACTATACTCGAATgggaggaaaagaagaaaaagaaggccAGAAGCAAGCTGGACAAAGCAGAG AAGAGTGAATCGGAGAAAAAGAGAGCAAGAGCCTTAACCAAATTTAGGAATGAAATGGACTACATCAAACAAGTTGCAGATGGAGCAAGAGCACAGGCAAATGCTAGACAAAGAAATGATGAGCTTAAAGCAAAGGAAAAGGCAAACATAATTAGAACAACAGGAGAGCTTCCGATGACATGCTTCTGCTGTTGA
- the LOC107910128 gene encoding uncharacterized protein: MWSFASNTIASIGLKSSKEANQACSECSDDELCSNGSRDEGLECPICWEPFNIVENVPYVLWCGHTLCQNCILGLQPAVLKLPTQQIKIPMFISCPWCHLISLRLVYKGNLKFPRKNFFILWMIESLNGDRYGISRRNLSGDNQPVGSLRCNLMLGNQAISGVVRRGSYANLSEQNRSLDTGGRNNAERHHFSLHKSLDFFIHFTSKFPLVIIFLLVVFFAIPGSAVILLLYFLVTVVFAIPSFLVLYFAFPMLDRLVREITS, encoded by the coding sequence ATGTGGAGTTTTGCTTCAAATACCATTGCTAGCATTGGGTTAAAGAGTTCAAAAGAGGCGAATCAAGCTTGTTCCGAGTGTTCAGATGACGAGCTGTGTTCAAATGGTAGTAGAGATGAAGGATTAGAGTGTCCCATTTGTTGGGAACCTTTCAACATTGTTGAGAATGTGCCTTATGTCTTATGGTGTGGTCACACTCTTTGCCAAAATTGCATCCTGGGTCTCCAACCTGCTGTTTTGAAACTCCCCACTCAGCAAATCAAGATCCCCATGTTCATTTCTTGCCCATGGTGCCACTTAATATCGCTACGGCTAGTTTATAAGGGGAACCTCAAGTTCCCTCGCAAGAACTTCTTCATTTTGTGGATGATCGAGAGTTTGAATGGGGATAGGTATGGCATTTCCAGGAGAAATCTATCTGGGGACAATCAACCCGTTGGCTCTCTGAGATGTAATTTAATGCTTGGCAATCAAGCTATCAGTGGTGTTGTTAGGAGAGGATCATATGCCAATCTTTCTGAACAAAATAGGTCTCTAGATACTGGTGGCAGAAATAATGCTGAGAGGCATCATTTCTCGCTTCATAAATCATTGGATTTCTTCATTCACTTTACATCCAAGTTCCCATTGGTCATCATTTTCCTTCTGGTTGTCTTCTTTGCAATACCGGGGAGTGCTGTTATCTTATTACTCTACTTTCTGGTCACAGTTGTTTTTGCCATCCCGTCTTTCTTGGTACTGTACTTTGCATTCCCTATGTTGGATAGGTTGGTAAGAGAAATCACCTCATGA